TCGTCGAGCGAGGCCAGCGTCGTCTGGCCGCGTGCCCATGCGACTGGCAGCGTGAGGTAGTACAGCGACGGGCCGTGATGATCGTTCCGGTCGTACCGATACTCGCCGGTCTCGAGCAGCGTGCCGAACTTGACGGCCTGGTTGGCCTCGTCATGGTGCATCGGCCGTGCGTCCGGCCAGGCCAGGCGGAACGCCAGCGCGAGGGCCACCGCGGCCGTCAGCACGACCCAGAATCGAAGCCTGCTCATGAGAGCGGCGTGCCGTACACCTCCACCTCGACGTAGTGGTTCAAGTCGTTCGTCGTGTTGCCGCTCGAGTAGAACCGGACGTACCGGCCCCTGGCCCCCTTCGGATCGAAGAGGCGGCCCTCGCTCGTCTCGATGTACTCCTTGTTGCGGCCGACGCCGAGACCGGACGTGTTGTCATGGTCGTTGTTGAAGACCGTGGTCACGCCCTTGAGGAAGTCCTTGTCGTCGGACACCTGGACGACGACATCCCGATAGACACGTGCCTGGCTGTGGTAGTGCCAGGCCAGGATGGCGTGGAGCGCGCAGGACGCGCCGAGGTCGATCTGAATCCACTGCTTGCCCGGCCCCAGCTCGACGAAATAGCCGTCGCCGCCGTCCTTCTCGCCGTCGGTCACCATGCTGAGCTCGCCGATGACCGGCTGCATGTCGCTCGACTTCACGGGCCGGTTGAGCGAGAGGAGCTTCGTCCCTTTCGGCACGTAGAAGGGCTCCCGCGGCTTGCCGGTCACCACCTCGAGGTTCGCGCTCTTGATGTTCGTCGGCGTCCCGATGAACATCGGTTTGGGCAGCTGCAGCTTCAGCTCTTCCTTGTCGGGTGCCGCCTGCCGGGCAGCGAGCGGCACGAGCAGGAGACCGAAGAGCGCCGCGAACGCCAGGATGTGCTTGTTCACCGTTGTCCTCACCGTTTCATGTCCTTGTCGAAGGCGACGTCGGACGGTGCGAAGTTGATCCCGCGCACGAAGTCCAGCGACTCGCGCGCGCCGAACTCGCGGTCCATGCCGTTGTCCTCCCACTCGACCGACAGCGGCCCGGCGTAGCCGGCGGCGTTGAGTTCGCGGATGATCTCTTCGAAGTTGACGTCGCCGTGGCCGAGTGACCGGAAGTTCCACCCGCGCCGCAGGTCGCCGAACGGCAGGTGCGAGCCGAGGATGCCGGCCCGGCCGTCGAGCGTCACGCCGACATCCTTCATGTGTACGTGATAGACCCTCGACGCGAACGCGCGGATGAAGAGCTGCGGCTCGAGCCCCTGCCACACGAGGTGGCTCGGATCGAAGTTGAATCCGAGCGTGGGCCTGTCGTCGAACTTCCGCACGAGGCGTTCGGCGGTGTAGAAGTCGAATGCAATCTCCGTCGGGTGGACCTCGAGGGCGAACCGCACGGCACGCCGATCGAACTCGTCGAGCAGCGGCGTCCAGAGTCCGTGAATCTCCTCGAACGCCGCCTCCACCATCTCTTCGGTCGTCGGCGGGAACGCGTACCAGGCGTGCCAGATCGGCGATCCCATGAACCCCGTCACCACGTGGCACCCCATCGCCTCGGCCGCGCGCGCAGTGGCCACCATCTCCTCGGACGCCCACCGACGAAGCGCCTCGGGCTTCCCTCTCGTGTCGGCCGGTGCGAACGCCATCAACCGCTCGTCGTAGCGATCGCCGACGCACTGCCCCGCCAGGTGCGCGCCGAGCGCCCAGCACCCGAGCTTGTGCCTCTCGAGAAGCCTGCGCTTCTCCCTCGCATAGGCCGG
This Vicinamibacterales bacterium DNA region includes the following protein-coding sequences:
- a CDS encoding sugar phosphate isomerase/epimerase, producing MSRPVTLFTGQWADLPFEEICRKASAWGYDGLEIACWGDHMDVRKAATDPAYAREKRRLLERHKLGCWALGAHLAGQCVGDRYDERLMAFAPADTRGKPEALRRWASEEMVATARAAEAMGCHVVTGFMGSPIWHAWYAFPPTTEEMVEAAFEEIHGLWTPLLDEFDRRAVRFALEVHPTEIAFDFYTAERLVRKFDDRPTLGFNFDPSHLVWQGLEPQLFIRAFASRVYHVHMKDVGVTLDGRAGILGSHLPFGDLRRGWNFRSLGHGDVNFEEIIRELNAAGYAGPLSVEWEDNGMDREFGARESLDFVRGINFAPSDVAFDKDMKR